The following proteins come from a genomic window of Nicotiana tomentosiformis chromosome 12, ASM39032v3, whole genome shotgun sequence:
- the LOC104103829 gene encoding cadmium-induced protein AS8 isoform X2, with protein MIIKGMLRRYERWNPVHPTYGAFWGMGIGIGCGVGWGPGFGPEAIGYVGAGCGVGFSVGFSLLGIGIGLPANYIYTVPYNAFTATRSGAIDMARSTGILRESRCYLDSSISGLQERALRTFSSLRVKESLGKVVDLPEMRTKMSFPNQCMDRLKQGIKGLLHPCKGLKD; from the exons ATGATTATAAAGGGCATGCTGAGAAGATATGAAAGATGGAATCCAGTGCATCCTACATACGGAGCCTTCTGGGGCATGGGAATAGGTATTGGCTGTGGTGTGGGATGGGGTCCCGGATTTGGTCCTGAGGCAATTGGTTATGTTGGAGCTGGCTGTGGTGTTGGATTCAGCGTTGGCTTCTCTCTGCTCGGCATTGGCATTGGCCTTCCTGCCAATTACATCTATACAGTTCCTTACAATG CCTTCACAGCTACCAGAAGTGGTGCTATAGATATGGCTCGATCCACTGGTATACTAAGAGAGAGTCGGTGTTACCTCGATTCAAGCATTTCTGGCTTGCAAGAAAGGGCTCTGCGGACTTTTTCAAGCTTAAGGGTCAAAGAATCATTAGGGAAGGTGGTAGATTTGCCTGAAATGCGGACCAAAATGTCCTTTCCCAATCAATGCATGGATCGTCTAAAACAAGGCATCAAAGGCTTACTTCATCCTTGCAAAG GTTTAAAGGATTAA
- the LOC104103829 gene encoding cadmium-induced protein AS8 isoform X1, producing MVEMIIKGMLRRYERWNPVHPTYGAFWGMGIGIGCGVGWGPGFGPEAIGYVGAGCGVGFSVGFSLLGIGIGLPANYIYTVPYNAFTATRSGAIDMARSTGILRESRCYLDSSISGLQERALRTFSSLRVKESLGKVVDLPEMRTKMSFPNQCMDRLKQGIKGLLHPCKGLKD from the exons ATG GTAGAAATGATTATAAAGGGCATGCTGAGAAGATATGAAAGATGGAATCCAGTGCATCCTACATACGGAGCCTTCTGGGGCATGGGAATAGGTATTGGCTGTGGTGTGGGATGGGGTCCCGGATTTGGTCCTGAGGCAATTGGTTATGTTGGAGCTGGCTGTGGTGTTGGATTCAGCGTTGGCTTCTCTCTGCTCGGCATTGGCATTGGCCTTCCTGCCAATTACATCTATACAGTTCCTTACAATG CCTTCACAGCTACCAGAAGTGGTGCTATAGATATGGCTCGATCCACTGGTATACTAAGAGAGAGTCGGTGTTACCTCGATTCAAGCATTTCTGGCTTGCAAGAAAGGGCTCTGCGGACTTTTTCAAGCTTAAGGGTCAAAGAATCATTAGGGAAGGTGGTAGATTTGCCTGAAATGCGGACCAAAATGTCCTTTCCCAATCAATGCATGGATCGTCTAAAACAAGGCATCAAAGGCTTACTTCATCCTTGCAAAG GTTTAAAGGATTAA